The region TATCCGATCTGTTCTTGTAAGTTCAATGAAGAGGAAATAAATACGGATGAAATTCTATCCGAATCggttcatcaattttttaattattttatacaggAACAGCTTAGTTCATCTCGATAAAAATCTACTCAACTCTGAGTTCATGGAGAAACGCTTCAATTGAGATGAGCGTAGCAAAAATcagttggttgaaaaaattgatcagaGATGATTCCCCGGGTCTCAAGACTTCGAGACACAAGTGAAAGCTCTGAAATTTATACTTTCGGTGCGGTGACATTCTCGATAACTTCCCCTCTTCTCTGTCAAGTACAAAGATTTCtagtaaattgaaaacgaCCGAAACGGCACCTTGATATATATTTCTGTTAAATTAATCTGACCGTGTCACGTTTACAACGCTTACAGCAATTACAACGATAGCCGAGTGATTATACAACCCACGAAGAAAGGCAAAATATCCCGCTTCGACGGGAGATTTTCTTACATGTATGtctttattattacattattattataccgttGCAGGCGTAATGTGCATAAGAGAAAATCACATCTGAAGCCGTTCAGCGCGTCATTACAGACACACGATGCTTACCTAACAGACGCACAAATGGATTGTACGTGTACCTTTCACAGTTCACTTTATATCTCACCTCGCCTTCGGTATTTCGTCTAGCTACTGTTATTTTCAGTCTGCCGCATTTGTTACGACGTTACATCCGCCATTGATTCGGTTGATTCTTTCAATCGTTTAAAATACTTTCTGCCAACTCGGGATACGCTAAACCGCACTTTCGTGTGTTATATACGACTCGACGAGGGATCCACACGGCGGTTGAGTATCGGATCTATAATGGTTAATGTGTAAAGCCGAAGCGGTCAAACGAAGTCGAGGAAAAGTCACCGGACGGGTTCTTCCTTGATCGTGATCGTTTTTGATACATCTATCGCGCACAAGCGGACCGACAACAACAGACGCTAAACGACGAGAGTCCGACATTACCagaaattttatatacatCAAATTTACGTATACACGTAAAAAAGGTTTCTATTTAGTCGAAGAAAGttcaaaaaaagtttcaaatctTTCGAGAACGtagtttttgagaaaatcgatttttgtaGTTACGATTTTTGTACTTACGATTTCTAGAAAACCCTGAGAAATTACTTTCaacaaattcagaaaaaaacaCAACTTTTTCCCAAAACGCACAGTTAAATCGGTGACTAATTCGATGGGGGTCGGGATCAAACCTTGTTCACgttcatttcaattatcccATGTACAGATGAAAATACTGTCCGTAGCCATAAACGCGCGTGCTATTAATAAGGCTTCACTCGCGTAATTTCCCTGCATTGCACGTCTCACCAGGCcaaagagtaaaaaataatcttacCGTCGGATCACTTACCGCGACAAAGCTGtctaaatattttcgtaaacGAAAAATCCAACACGACGCTGGCGGATAAACAACGCCACGGTGTCGCAAATGGAATACCATATCAATACCTTGTAAGAAACGGTTGCATTCCTCAGTAAAGACGAAACAAGAGTACAAGAGTACAAGAGTTCAAGTTCACAGATCATTTACCGCATCCTTTACTTTCCTCTCGATTTCATAGGCAAGTACGTTCAAGTTTAAATTTGTTCTTCGGCACCTGTCACTTCAGAAACGGCGAAGATAATGGGACGTTAACTCTGCACATGCGGTGTTGAAAAGCTGATCAATTCTTATCACCGCCTGTTATTATCCTCTGTTAGATTTAAATTACCCGGCAATCTTTGAGTCAGTGACCTTTGCTCGATGGTACATACGCGCCGGGTGATTTGTTATATGGGGGAGAAGATTCGAAGCGTTTTGTTTTACACGCAAGGGGGAACCTGATCAGACGGTATTACAACGGAAATGCAATGAAGTGGCGATTCCGGTACGGCGCAACTGCGGAGCCGACCGAAACTTTCTTTGAACCGCACGATCAATCGTCGGGGTCGTTATTCATCGTTATCAGCCGGCGCGGTTCGAATCGTGCTCCATTCTTTCAGGGCAACGGATTAATTTTGTATCAGGCACTTATAAGTCGGCCACACGTGGCGGAGGATGTACAGAGGTTGAAATCCGGGGCCCATGGCAGTTTGGACTAGAATTTTGTCCGATCTCTGCCCCGAAACTCGGGTCGTGATCCTCGCCGTACGTGAACGAAATCCGGCAGGCACATCCTGTTTGTAAAAACTGAACCAGCCGAATAAACTTGTTCCGCACCGTgacatatagatatatacctacatgtaATAGAGACGTGCGTAATGTACGCGAGATTCGAGACGTCGGTAAAAGCTAACACACGCCCGACTGTAACacttgtgtatgtatacacgtcGCACATAAATTCCTCGGCAAAAGACGTCGCAGGCAGTAATTTCGCGGATACGTAACGCATTTGCGTTTCTCGTATGTACACAACGTGCGCATGTGCGAGCACGCTTATACCGAGTTTGTAAATTCGAGCGATATCATCCGAGTATTCAGGCAGCGAGAGATTTGCCGTCACGTTTTATCCGCGTTTTAGCGAACGTCGACGATCCTTATCCTTCGTTTGTGATCCGGGCGTGTAACTTGAAGCGCCGGTGTACGGATAATTGCACGGACAGAAAGAGCGACGATAGcgatattttttcctcgaaacattcaattatatcgtacgataattacaaaattataatatttcagtGAATTTCTCTGATTCTGATTTCTAGCGTAACGATACAACGTATTATGtgtaaatacgtataataagcatatatttaagaaataaatcacaaGATTCTTGGCAAAGCCTTGACCCTGTTGACTAATGGTGGAACGGTATCGTGGAACGATAAGTTCTCAAATCATCTCGGGAGGAAAAAACTTGCAGACGTGATTCTGAAATGTATATCGTTGTACGAAAACTGTGCGCAGCTTCTGCGGCTGGATTGATACGAAACGATTTACTTTCCCGGATTCTCTGATATCTCGATTCGTTTGCATCAAAGTGTGGAACGTCAGTGTCTGTCGTACGTCTTCTAACAGTTGTTCGACGGTCTTCCGGTTCTCGAAAGCAGACAGACATTTCCCGGGTGTATAAATTTAGCCCACACTTCGACggtggataaaaaaagaacCCCCGTTTGTGAGGGCAAAGAGCCGATTCGGGGGAACGTTAAaaggtaaaataataatagaacaaaataaataaaaagacgGAAATAACGGAATGTATTATTGACTCGATAATGGATCAGCCGAGTTAAGCTTCCGTCTTCTTCGATCGGTCACTGCCACTGTCCCGAGCTTTTCGACGAGCGATTATCCCGACGACAATCGGCCGGGGAATTGAAACAGGCGTAACGTAAATacttaataatatataatacgagAAGCGATTTTGAATCTACCGCGTGGGGGATAAATCTACGCAACTTGTATACGTTATGTATATCGCACCGTGCACCACGTGCCCCATtctgtttattattataaaagctCTGAATCTCAGTGGAGGCTGCGACCTTTGCTACTGACTGTCACAACGGTTCATAGACCGATAATGGAGCACTGCGTGCCTTACGAGGGTTACACGTACTATACTACTGCGACATTCATGCATATCCACAGGAGTGTTAGGTGAGATAATTTCATGTATCGCTATTACGGTATTAAGCGGGTGAACGTCATTTAACCGCGCGTAAATCGctctacattttatttttcctccattAACTTATCTCGATTAATgtagatattattattctcatttaGTCCAGACCGAAAATGCAtttgatattataaatatgtatactcTCTCACGTTTATTGCGCACAAGTATTAAATCTACGCTGTTAACcgcaagcaaaaaaaaaaaaaaaaaaacaaaaaaaaaacactggcGTGTTATTTTTGGGGGGGTATTTTTTCCCTCGAGGTTTTAGCCCTAAAGAAACACGGACGTGTGGCTTggggtaaaattatttttaaaaccaGTCCCACGTCCCCCTTTATATTTCTGTTGCTACCGTGATTACGTGGCGTGGGGTGATAagttgtgattatttttttatgaaaaaactcGGGTATCTAGAccggcgaaaaaaaaagtgtaagaTATCGACGCGAAGCTCATGATTCCGACTCCAcgaaattcattttgtttaaattcaacggtttatttttattattatcagtataactgttattattattattattattattattattattattatgcatcTCTtcgaagaataagaataaccTTTGTCACTTGGTTATAGTTTGACAGAATTATTTCTAACAACCGAAATCTATTTGGCAGagctaaaatttttcatgatttccCAGAAAATAATCGCAATGTGACTGAATTTGTATTTCCTAATTAGTCAAAGTTGACTCATGCTTCAGTTTGTTTAATAATTACCGAAACGGCAGCACCAGCACCAGCACCACCGGCACACGTGTTAAAACACACTTTACCTATCTGTAATCGGTTTGTACGTTAAATACATGTTATAAAAAGTGAATGTTGGGAAAATAAACGAGTATCTAACGCAACTGTCACGCGATCGATCGTCGTCGAGAATCTATAACCAAGAGGAATTTAACGAACCAACAAATAGGTATAAAATTTGCCACGAGTgcgaaataagaaaaaagggaATAACATATGTAACAAACAAATTGTTTAAGTACGTTTGATTTAGAATACGAAACTGGGTTGCTGACGCGtcgagttttgtttttttcttcaacgccTGCACGCGATTTATCcttgaaaagaatatttttcttcgtccGCACGAACCGTTGAACAAATTGTCGATCAGGTATGTAAGTACGATACATGATGCAATATGGGCAAATCCCAAAGCCACAAATAATCGAGGATATTCCAGGTGAATCAAGGActcgatattttttcgttcagtTTATTAAGAATTTTTCGCCCTTTGAGAgcatttattaaattattgtaCTCCTGGAATATGACGTAATGATTTTTCtccgaaaaaaaacaaagtgaaattgtaaaattctaAGCAATAGCTTGTACAGAGTACCGatgttgaatttcaaattgcttAAAAATCATCGAAGACGTAGAATATTCGTTTCACGCTACGacggtttattttattcaagaccATTTTCCATCACCGTCAAAACCTATCacgctattttttttccaccacgtTGATATCGTTAACTAGTAATTTTATAAGATAGCATCGACATTGACTCTGATAAAAACATGCGTACAATGTTGaatttgatattgaaaaaaaaatgtgtttaaCCGAATTTAAAGCAATGCATCATGGAGTAAAATTGAGGGCGTCATTTaagttttttgcaatttcgtgAAAGTTTAGTTATGAAATTATACTTTTCGCCTCGATTTTCGTattgaaaatcattatacTCAGACTACATTATAATGTATCAGtttgataaatattcaacgtgcgactatctcgtaataaaattaccgAAAAGTATTCAGACTCGTGAAAATGTTTCCTCGATAGTTTAGTATTCGAGCTCACAAGTTCTctatctataaaaaaaatgtcaagtaAAAATATGGGGAATTCGAATTCTTATAGCGGGTGAAACGACGTCTGTAACCCTGTACAAAATGCGCGCCAATATCAAAGACACGTAACACGTGCCGATTGTGCCTAACGCGAGTATAAGGTGTAGATAAATACATGTCGTGTACGTTAGAGGCGTTGCGTAGTACGTACGCATTTACGTTACACGCATGTGCGTCCGTACGAATTCACCTGCAGGCTGCAATCCCAGCTGAATGAAGCTGTCGCGTACGTCGCATTACAGAGCTGGGAATAGATACACTTGTAAACCAATCGGCGAAAGTGGATTCCCGTTTGTGTCAACCGCTTCCTTCATCGACTAACGGATTTATACAAATCGTCTTTTTGTCAAACTCTCGATCGTTGCAAATTTTCTGCATCGGAAGAAATACGCGCAGTACCGACCTACTCTTAGTATGAGTTTCTTGTTCTCACCAGTTTTGTACGAATTTATACGTATTAGACTGTATCGGAAAGAAAtcgactaattttttttttccaaaattcaagtcgaaaatattgtttcaaccGGCGAAACAAGAATGCTGTCCAAGTTTGAgctcttaataataatatttagagATGCATCGtcgcgattttctatttcccatttaaataactttGTTTTAAACTTTGcaattttataactcgtcaacgCATTAGAGTACTGCTAAGGTCAGAAGATATTTTTATAGGGAATTGAACGTTCTACAAAAGAGATCTCTCATCGTTTTACGATAAATCTACTCTTTATTCAAGGTCCTTTGTTGACTTTTGatcttgaataacttttgaaagagtagatttatcataaaacGATAAGAGACCTTTTCCGTATCGCGTTCAATTCCCTGCAGAAATACTTCCTGATCTTATCAGTTCACTAATGCGTTGACGAGTTTTAAAATTGCAAAgtttaaaacaaaattctcccatattatttaaatgggaCATAGAAAGTCGAAATGagtctaaatattaatattaagagccgAAACTTGATCAGTatctttttttcgtcatttcgaacaattttttcgacttgagttttgaataaaaactgGTACATTTTGTTTATAAAGTCTCATACACGTCACTTGGTGAATTTGTATAACCTGCAGGAAGGTAATGAAAAATCGGATGGTTCAGCTGGTCTTCCGAATGGGGTGAAAATTCGACTTTCCTTCCCTAGTCTATTCTTCTCTGGGATAAAACGAGTACCCGTGTCGCCGCAGCATCTTCACCGGCCGCACGACACGGCGTGAAAGTATTGTGTACAATCAGCATCCCACTTTTGGAACGGTTTCGTAACCGCGGATAACGTACAAGTGTTCGGTTGTGTGTGACACCGATTGCACAACGGTGGTATACTCGGAATGCAAAGTAGTGATTCGGTGCGAAACGATTTGATCTGTTTATAATGTATCGGGGCTGCGGAGCGTGCAGCTTAAATTTAGAGCACCGTGGATTATTGCCGTAGTTAATTTCCAAGCCTAATCTCGAGGATCTTTCCGCTTCGTTTCGATTCCCCAAAAACGTCACGGTTGTttgtatttcttatttttttttttttttattatcattttttttccacttagTAACGACTGTGATTAACATTCTTTCAATAAACTCAAAGACGAATCGCAAGGTCAGAGAAAGTGCGGGGGATTCCAAATATCACCGCGATTATACTATAGTAGATTGTTGAGCGtaaattacttttattatatgtatatatatatatatatatatatatatatatatacgttttaTCGACGACGGCCGCGTGTTTTCGATTTAACTGGTAACAAAAGGTATTGTTGAGAAATTTCCGACTAAGGTAAAACCCGAACATTCATATTCCATTGATTTATTTGTATAACAATCgcaattatatacatatatatatatatatagcacGTGTACGTCCCTCGGTTAATTTCAAGAGTACGTAACTTTACGCTTGCTGCTGTGTAAACACATATAACGAGCACTAAAAATTCCGCGAACACTTGTGAAAGAATTAAACATTTCGCGTGTACCGCGTGTGtatgttaataataaaaccTGTACACGATTTCGATTTGATTCAGGAAGTAAAACCGCAATTTCTCCACTTCCTACTTATCAACTCGAAACCTGAAATCCATGTTAATTTACCCAAAGCGAGGTGGCAAGGCGTGATGTGGCGGTCGGCATTGTAAATAACCGAATTCCAAAACCACTTCCGCGAAGAATTTCACACGCCCGTTAAAAGTTCCCCGTATTCACTATTGCTAGTGATTTTCTTACCGcgggaaaaaatttgtgcaaaaTTAATACCacattgaaaagaaattcagcGTTGCAGTTTGATGACGCGAGGAAAACCGCGCCAAGAATCACGACTCAAAGTCTTTCATCCGAAGCGACAACGTTGTTCTCTAATGACCGCagaattatatgtatacacctaTATAGGTGTACGTGTACGTATCTCTGTTATATATACACGACGTGAAATCACGATTGCGGTGTAATTTGACTTGCACTTTAAATATACGTGCACTTATGTCACGTGCGCCATTCTTCGTCGGCAATCTCGCAACCTGCGCACTCACGTATCGCTCAACAGGCACTGCAAATGTTAAACAAAGGATAAGAGTGCACCAATGCAAACGTTGAAAGGAACCCGCAAAGgtcaaacaaaaatatacatcGGTTAAGAGGTGCGTCCTGGAATGCAAGGATCGCCATCGCATCGGGTCACTTGAGCAACCGAATAGCGGGAGTGTCAGAATTCCGATTCCATTCGTGCCCTATTCCGTAAatcggtttctttttctttcgccgaTCCTTAATTAACGTTACACGTTTGATCGCTCGTTTTCTGCAGCAGCGACAGTCATTGCCTCTCTCTTCTCGATCATCGATTCTCCATTTTTCAACAGATCTCCGAGTCCCGAGGGTaaaatgtttggaaaaagACTCCGTGATCGTTTTAATAGAAATCAGTGTATTTACAGTCGGCGttagtttttaaaattcatcgaaTAGATTCCACGCGAGAAAGATATTGAGAGAATAATTCTCCGAACCCATCCCAGATACGTATGCCCGTTCCAGTCGCATTGATCGTTTGTATAACCATCCTAAGGCTTTTGAGATCGTCCAACGATCCACGATTTATGGTCACGGTTTGAGCGTTTGCATTTAGCATCTCGACGATGATCGGGAATCCAGTATTACCTTAACGCGTGTCTCGCGAACAGCGGGGCGAAGGCCATGGACCACACACCAGGCCGTGATGTAAAGTGTGTAAAGTAGAGGGACAGATGCGGTATCAAGAGCAGTAGCAGGGGACCGGTACCTAGACCTACATAAAAGGAATTCTTACAAAACTATGCAAGCACTGCACGGTTCGATCGAGATATGATACGAGTACCGCAGACAGCGAATGTAACGTCGTCGCGCGTTTAGCCGCAGGATTGTCCGAAGGTCCGCGAACCTTGGCTCGCGTCGTGAGGGGTATTCACGGTATCCGATGGTCCTGGAAACGATGTCcttgaattttattatcgtATCGTTGGATCGTACGACCTATGGAATATGCTTTCAGGTACCTTCCGCGTCCAGGATGCGAGTGCTAGGACGAGTGGTGGCGGTACTGGCGTGGATGGTGTTCAGGACGCACCTTGTATCGGCGCAGTCGCCGCACCTTGGTGGAGCCGTGAACGTCTTCAGCAGGTACGGTTACCTGAGCATAAGCATGAGGGTGGTGCCGAGGAACGACACGGAGAGTTGGATATTCCGCGAGCCGACGTTGGACGTCTTCCTGAACCCGGTTGCGGCGCCGCCGCGTCCGCAGGACAAAAACGCGGTGCTTAAGGGCGACTTTCACATGGAGTTTTGCGACAACATAAGACAGCTACTCCAGGCCTACTTCAGGGACTTTACGTTCGAGAGACTGGACAGACCCTGGCGAGCCTTCACCGCGAGTTGGTCGAGGACGGCGATAGCCAGGCACCTTGGTATAAACGCGTCGTTCGCGACCGGGGACCATTGTTACGTCCTCGTTCGCGTTGCCAGATTCAGGGAAAGCCAGCGGCTCAACGCACCCGTGGATTCTCTCAATCTCGACGAGGCGATAGCGCGGGAAGTCGAAAACGTCACGATCGGGGATTACGGAAGCGTAATTAGATTCGTGAGAAACTTCGGATCGCACTACGTGTCGTCCTACGTGACGGGAAATTCACTCTATCAGGCAAGTAGCGCATTATCGTCGAAGGAGTAATATCCTCAGGCGTTTCTCTTTTCTTGTCGAGTTTCAATACACGCGTATACGATAAATAACGTACCTACCGCAACGAGGTGAGACCAGTGACCGACCTTAGCGGCCTTCTGCCCTTTCGTATACCAATTTTTCACTAAGTCACACGCTTTAGCGATTTTACCAGCAGACGTTTATCGCCGAATACGAACCAGCCAAAACTATAATAAGGTAGGTATAAGGTACACGTGTGTAGCGCGACGATCGTAGTGGAGCATGTAATTGCGTACCTTGGAATGGATAAAATTCCTCGTCAATTATGCCGCCACGCGGTAGCCGAGAAATCATATCGGTTCTGTTGTCTCTAATTAAGGCCACGTGCATTGTTTCAGGTGTTCGTGTACACGCCGCAGGTGTATTCGCGTATAAAAGGAAGACTGAAGTCCCGTGGCGTTGGTGAACTCTCCACGTCCGAGCTGAACAATTTCTTTTCGCCATGGTACGCGGAGCACATGGGGGCCATACAATCGGCCAGTGGAAACAGATCTGTCGAGGCGTGGGCGGTCGACCGACTGCGAGTCCAATACTACATATTCACCTACGCGAGTTTGTTGAAACTTCACGGCGACGTGCCGCTGCTACGTCAGCTGGATTCCCTCCTCGGCAACGAGGCCCTGCTTCAGCTTCAGCTCCGGACCCTGGAGCCACTCTTCAAGAATCATCCGGCGCGACTCGCGTGGTTTCGCGAaataattgacaattttttcaaactctgcGAAGTGAACGTGTGAACAGAGAGATTCTCTAGATCAATCGAATTACGACATGATAACATGATATGTAGGGAAGACAGTGATGCAAACTTTGTATGTACGATACGGATAGAGAGATGATCCGTAAAGAACGTTGGcgatgtacgtacgtacgcacacgtatgtatgtacggaCAGAAATCGACGTCAGGAGCGTCAAGTGCCTTTTGCGATGTTTCATTATacacgtattatattatacaatgtaCTGTACAGTTTCTATGAGAAATGgtcattttcgtttcttttttggaAAATCGGTCGTTTCAACGACGCGATTGAGATATGTAACCATCTTCGGTGCATCGTGATATGACATGTTCAACTTTCCGCATACAATAACTTTTATAAGTATACATACTTATTAGGGTGCTTCACccgagaaaattaattttttgttttatcagaAAACTGTTgtttatgatgaaaaaaaaactcctcgCAAATTTGAGCTCGATCGGATAAGATTTAGAGGTCCCGCTTTCGAGCTTTCgtttttatatattaaaatgACACGTAAAAAACTGCTTAGCTGAAAATATTCGACGAAAacggaaaataataaaaacttttattttctttgaaattaatacgattatttttcattagtcgttttttttcattttaatcgaataaaatatctACGGAGATGCGTTTTTTGTACCAAATATTGTTgcctacaaaaaaggtctcttgatacttttcattttcgtctaTATTTTCACGCGATATCGACGGTGAGTTGAGTCG is a window of Neodiprion fabricii isolate iyNeoFabr1 chromosome 6, iyNeoFabr1.1, whole genome shotgun sequence DNA encoding:
- the LOC124185172 gene encoding torso-like protein — its product is MRVLGRVVAVLAWMVFRTHLVSAQSPHLGGAVNVFSRYGYLSISMRVVPRNDTESWIFREPTLDVFLNPVAAPPRPQDKNAVLKGDFHMEFCDNIRQLLQAYFRDFTFERLDRPWRAFTASWSRTAIARHLGINASFATGDHCYVLVRVARFRESQRLNAPVDSLNLDEAIAREVENVTIGDYGSVIRFVRNFGSHYVSSYVTGNSLYQVFVYTPQVYSRIKGRLKSRGVGELSTSELNNFFSPWYAEHMGAIQSASGNRSVEAWAVDRLRVQYYIFTYASLLKLHGDVPLLRQLDSLLGNEALLQLQLRTLEPLFKNHPARLAWFREIIDNFFKLCEVNV